The Methanococcoides sp. LMO-2 region GCACCTCAAGTATACCCCCGATTATCTTTGCAGAAGCACCTGGCTCGGTGATTGATTCAAGCTCATCTGCAAGCACGATCTTCGAAGAATCGTCAGCAACCACCGAGAAATCAACAAGTGTTGTCTCGAACGCGCCTGCATCCAGTGTTCCCTTTGATTTCCCGAAATAGTAGAAACCTTCTGTCAGACCGATCTCCAGGCGCTTTGCAGGTGTCGGGAATCCCATATGAGCAAGGATTATGCATTGTGCCACAAGCTCAAGCATGGATGTCTTTCCACCGGAATTGACGCCACTCAACAGTACAACACGACTATTATTACCATCCGGATCCTGGCTCGTCCCCCCAACCGAATAATCGATGGGAACCACCGAGCCATGTCTTGTCTTTATGAAAAGGTTACTGGCATCCTCAAAGGCAATTCCGGAACCTTCGATCAGTTCAGGCATCTGAAGATCGAATTCCCGGGCAAAGCAGCCTATTGAAAAGCCGACATCGAAATCCAGTGCCTCACGTACCATTTTTTGTGCAATGTCGTGGTAACCGGAAAGAGACTTCGCAATATTGCGTTTGTGCTCCACCTTCTTTCTCTGTATCCGATTGGATATCTGCTGCTTAAAGGCATAAAGATGCTCATGTTGTACTTCAAGAGGATGCGAGATCTCATCAGAGAAGAAAGATTCCAGGAGCAATAGCTCGGCTTTCTCAAGACTAAGCTCTCCAGCGATCCTTTGCTTTGCATCCTTTACAACGGAATTATAGGAGTGATAAAGCTCCTTTTCAAGCAGGTCCTTTATCTCCATCTTTCCATTCATGACCTTCAGCATATCCTGACCGCTAAGGGTAAGTTTGCTTTGTTCAAGGCATGAATCAAGGGTAGAGTTGGCATCTGATATTGCCGCTGAAACACATTCGTCCACCTGTTCAGAGATCCTGACAAGGCGATCAATAGCATCATCGGACCCTGCTTTCACATCCCCGCTGCTGTCGATCAGTGAAAGGGTACTCTTGAGATACTCAAGATCTTCATCTTCAAGATCTCCCAGAAAACTGATCCCTGATGAACGCAGCATCTGCGTCATGAGAATGGTACTTTCCAGGGATGAAAGGTTCTTTGCGAAAAATGCGATCTCGAGCTCAGGAACCATGTTCCACATATCAACTTTCCTTATATCAGGTATGAACTCAGGATCAATATCCTCGGGCAGGTCAAACATCATACATTTGTCATCCGCTGCCACCACGTGTGAATAGCCTCTTGCAGTATCGACAAATTCCCCGGCCCCTTTTACAAGCTGGACGTCCATCAGGTCGCCATAGGTTTCCTTTGCGATCTCATACTGCTTACTCTCTGTGGTAAGGATTGCACGGTCGCGTATCCGGGGAACCGCACATTTGCGATCGATAGCCTTAATGCATGACAGCATTGAGATGAGATCATTATTACCCCCCATGACACGTGCAGTTTCCACATAACCTGCCGTAGCCTTACGAACTTCCTCGATCTTATCTCTCTTGCTTTCCGGATATGGGATATAGACATGCAGTTTATCCTTTGCGTATCTTGTATGGCTGAACTGCTTGATGATATCAAGGAGGTGCTCATAGATATCAACACCCTCTTTTGTCTTAAGAAAATCATTCATGGTCACACCTTCGAACTGTGCCCTCACTTCATGGACCAGGGAGATAGCATAACGCTGCCCAACACCTTCAACTTCTGATATACCTGCTATATCGCCACCCAGAATAGCTTCAAGAGCTGCATCTTCACTGCCAAAGTGTTCCTCGAACCTCTTTGCCATCTTCTCCCCTATACGCGGAATATCCTTTAGACCATTCATCATTTCACCTTACAGCTCACCCTTCATGCAAAACTGTCAAGCCTGCAGCTGGCTATACCTCTCTCGACCTTATACCGGTCCTTCTTTGACATCTTGCTCATGGACGCTGAGAACTTTGGCTGCATCTTTTTAGCAAGACCAATATTTCGACGCGAATCTATCATCTGGGAATCATAGTAGATATCCCATAGCCCATCAACTTCATCGTCCTCAGATGTTGACCTCAGGCTTTCAACGAAAGCCGCGGTGAGCTTTGAAAATCGATCCAGCCCCAGAAGGTCACCATTGCCAACCCATGCATTCGTTTTCACGATAACAGCTACAGGAACATCAGGATTCTTTCTTGACAGCCACCTGCAGAACAGGTCCCCGATATTATGAGGAGAATCAATCTCAACGGAAAGTATACCGCCTTTGAACTCGGGGCGCGAGAACATGCACAGTCTCTCATATGCTCTTGAGACATCACGCATGTAATTATAGTACTTTTTTGCCAGTTTCCCCTTGCCTGAATAAAGCTGGTCAGTATCTCCATTGCATGAGATAATAAGGTGTACAAGCTCAACAGGGTCACAATTCCTGTGCCTGAGAAGAAGATCAAGATATCTCAGAGGATTCGGATCAAAACGTGCCATACGTGCCTTTCTTTTTCCAAAGATCTCTTTTGAAAGGGCTTCGGTACTGCCACAGGGAGTGAATCCCAATCGCCTTACCTCCCCTTCGGAGCACGAAAAACCAAGCTTGCGATTAAGTTCATCCTGATTCTTTGCAGATATAAGCTCAGATTCAGGATGTTCCCTGAAATAGGAACAGGCGAGCAGAACACCATCCACATTAGCATTAAAAGCCAGTATCATGAACATGCCCCCAGGAAAGATGCGAGGTTAGACTGCCTGGAACCGTTTATAGAGATGTATGGACGTGCATGTGTCACAACAACACCCATGCGTGCAAGCTCCTGCTCGGAAGCTATGGGGCGGGAACGTACTATTCTGTTAGCACTTATCGGACCGATTCCGGGAACCAGAAGAAGGTCAGGCATGTCTGCGGAATTAACATCAACCGGGAACCTGTCAGGTTGTGATTGGGCGAGCATTACTTTCGGGTCTGCATTTCCAAGGAAACCTTCCTCATTATAGATCTCATCAAAGTCATTTGCCCTCAGACCGTAATCCTTCAGCAGGAAAGACATTTGATACAATCTCTGCTCACGCCATTTAGGAGATGCAATTCCATCCTCAAGCGGAGTATCGGGAACAGGGTCGAAACTCATAAAATAAGGCCTCCGAAGTTCGTATTTGTCCATGAACCTGTCAACGGTTTTCACAATATCCC contains the following coding sequences:
- a CDS encoding DUF4130 domain-containing protein, which encodes MILAFNANVDGVLLACSYFREHPESELISAKNQDELNRKLGFSCSEGEVRRLGFTPCGSTEALSKEIFGKRKARMARFDPNPLRYLDLLLRHRNCDPVELVHLIISCNGDTDQLYSGKGKLAKKYYNYMRDVSRAYERLCMFSRPEFKGGILSVEIDSPHNIGDLFCRWLSRKNPDVPVAVIVKTNAWVGNGDLLGLDRFSKLTAAFVESLRSTSEDDEVDGLWDIYYDSQMIDSRRNIGLAKKMQPKFSASMSKMSKKDRYKVERGIASCRLDSFA
- a CDS encoding endonuclease MutS2, whose translation is MMNGLKDIPRIGEKMAKRFEEHFGSEDAALEAILGGDIAGISEVEGVGQRYAISLVHEVRAQFEGVTMNDFLKTKEGVDIYEHLLDIIKQFSHTRYAKDKLHVYIPYPESKRDKIEEVRKATAGYVETARVMGGNNDLISMLSCIKAIDRKCAVPRIRDRAILTTESKQYEIAKETYGDLMDVQLVKGAGEFVDTARGYSHVVAADDKCMMFDLPEDIDPEFIPDIRKVDMWNMVPELEIAFFAKNLSSLESTILMTQMLRSSGISFLGDLEDEDLEYLKSTLSLIDSSGDVKAGSDDAIDRLVRISEQVDECVSAAISDANSTLDSCLEQSKLTLSGQDMLKVMNGKMEIKDLLEKELYHSYNSVVKDAKQRIAGELSLEKAELLLLESFFSDEISHPLEVQHEHLYAFKQQISNRIQRKKVEHKRNIAKSLSGYHDIAQKMVREALDFDVGFSIGCFAREFDLQMPELIEGSGIAFEDASNLFIKTRHGSVVPIDYSVGGTSQDPDGNNSRVVLLSGVNSGGKTSMLELVAQCIILAHMGFPTPAKRLEIGLTEGFYYFGKSKGTLDAGAFETTLVDFSVVADDSSKIVLADELESITEPGASAKIIGGILEVLSENSNSMSVFVSHLAELILENTECPVRVDGIEASGLDSDLNLVVERTPRYNYVAKSTPELIVERLSRKSDGIEQEFYNRLKEKFR